In Methanocaldococcus lauensis, a single genomic region encodes these proteins:
- a CDS encoding HDIG domain-containing metalloprotein — protein sequence MERLIRLAELIKDENLRKKVIEFLKNPKATHPEIVDTGISVEESPASINWHHRYEGGLIEHTISVTKMALKIADVLEEVYGVNVNRDYIIAGALLHDIMKPYNYIKKEDGIYDHYDMFNLDHLTLAVAELYKRDFPLEVIKIVASHHGEHSPTRPSSIEAYIVHYADEVDSKINDVAVRVCQARSRDLGISENEIYKAINPLKVYEVRSKEGKLKCIEYLKNILKSLEIIIESENDKEENIKKID from the coding sequence ATGGAAAGATTAATTAGACTCGCTGAACTGATAAAAGATGAAAATTTAAGAAAAAAAGTTATAGAATTTTTAAAAAATCCTAAGGCAACGCATCCAGAGATTGTAGATACAGGAATTAGTGTTGAAGAATCACCAGCAAGTATAAATTGGCACCATAGATATGAGGGAGGGTTAATTGAGCATACAATTTCAGTAACAAAGATGGCTTTAAAGATAGCAGATGTTTTAGAGGAAGTTTATGGAGTTAATGTTAATAGAGATTATATAATCGCTGGGGCATTATTACATGATATAATGAAGCCATACAATTACATTAAAAAAGAGGATGGGATTTATGACCACTACGATATGTTTAATTTAGATCACTTAACTTTAGCAGTTGCTGAACTTTATAAAAGAGATTTTCCATTGGAAGTTATAAAGATAGTTGCTTCACATCACGGGGAGCATTCTCCAACGAGACCAAGTTCTATAGAGGCGTATATAGTCCATTATGCTGATGAAGTTGATTCAAAAATCAACGATGTTGCTGTAAGAGTATGCCAAGCAAGAAGTAGAGATTTAGGAATTTCTGAGAATGAAATATATAAAGCAATTAATCCATTGAAAGTTTATGAAGTTAGAAGTAAAGAAGGAAAATTAAAATGTATTGAATATTTAAAGAATATTCTAAAATCATTAGAAATTATTATTGAAAGTGAGAACGATAAGGAAGAAAATATAAAGAAAATAGATTAA
- the fni gene encoding type 2 isopentenyl-diphosphate Delta-isomerase, with translation MGYSKNEIEVRKLEHILLCKYCNVEYDKTTLLEDVELIHRGTSGINFNDIETEIKLFGKKLSAPIIVSGMTGGHTIAKEINKNIAKAVDELGLGMGVGSQRAAIVNEDLIDTYNIVRSYTDNLVIGNLGAVNFIVDNWDEEIIDKAVEMIDADAMAIHFNPLQEIIQPEGDLNFKNIDKLKEIISNYKKKYKDIPFIAKQVGEGFSKEDAIILKNIDFDAIDIQGSGGTSWAKVELLRIKDDETKDLLKKFVNWGIPTAASIFEVKSVYNNIIIGSGGIRSGLDIAKCIAIGCDCCGVALPILKASLKGWEEVVKVLEKYIKELKIAMFLVGAENIEELKKTPYIVKGYLKDWISQRL, from the coding sequence ATGGGTTATAGTAAAAATGAAATAGAAGTTAGAAAATTGGAACATATACTGTTATGTAAATATTGTAATGTTGAATATGATAAAACAACTTTGTTAGAAGATGTTGAATTAATACATAGAGGAACCTCTGGAATTAATTTCAATGACATTGAAACAGAAATAAAATTATTTGGTAAAAAACTTTCAGCCCCTATTATTGTTTCTGGAATGACTGGGGGGCATACAATAGCAAAAGAAATAAATAAAAATATTGCCAAGGCAGTTGATGAGTTAGGTTTAGGAATGGGTGTTGGCTCTCAAAGGGCGGCTATTGTTAATGAAGATCTAATAGATACTTACAACATAGTTAGAAGTTATACTGACAATTTAGTTATAGGTAACTTAGGGGCTGTTAATTTTATAGTTGATAACTGGGATGAGGAGATTATAGATAAAGCCGTAGAGATGATAGACGCTGATGCAATGGCAATACATTTTAATCCATTACAAGAAATTATACAACCAGAAGGTGATTTAAACTTTAAAAATATAGATAAACTTAAAGAGATTATTTCAAATTATAAAAAGAAATATAAAGATATTCCATTCATTGCTAAACAAGTTGGAGAAGGTTTTTCAAAGGAAGATGCTATAATTTTAAAAAATATAGACTTTGATGCTATTGACATCCAAGGAAGCGGAGGCACTTCGTGGGCAAAAGTTGAACTTTTAAGAATAAAAGATGATGAAACAAAAGATTTATTAAAAAAATTTGTAAATTGGGGAATTCCCACTGCTGCATCTATATTTGAAGTAAAAAGTGTTTATAATAATATAATTATAGGTTCTGGAGGTATAAGGAGTGGATTAGATATTGCCAAATGTATAGCGATTGGTTGTGATTGTTGTGGTGTAGCATTACCTATATTAAAGGCATCATTAAAAGGTTGGGAAGAAGTTGTTAAAGTTTTAGAAAAATACATTAAAGAGTTAAAAATTGCAATGTTTTTAGTAGGAGCAGAAAATATTGAAGAACTTAAAAAAACACCTTACATAGTTAAAGGTTATTTAAAAGATTGGATTTCACAAAGATTGTAA
- a CDS encoding RNase J family beta-CASP ribonuclease, which produces MKLEIIAIGGYEEVGRNMTAINVDGEIIIFDMGVRLDRVLIHEDTDISKLHSLELIEKGIIPNDTVMKNIEGEVKAIVLSHGHLDHIGAVPKLAHRYNAPIIGTPYTIELVKREILSEKKFNVKNPLIVLNAGESIDLTPNLTLEFIRITHSIPDSVLPVLHTPYGAIVYGNDFKFDNFPVVGERPDYRAIKRVGKNGVLCFISETTRINHEGKTPPEIIASGLLKNDLLAADNDKNGVIVTTFSSHIARIKSITDIAEKMGRTPILLGRSMMRYCGIAQDIGLVQFPEDLRIYGDPSSIEMALKTIAKEGKEKYLIIATGHQGEEGAVLSRMATNKTPYKFEKYDCVVFSADPIPNPMNAAQRYMLESRLKLLGVRIFKGAHVSGHASKEDHRDMLRWLNPEHIIPSHGDFNLTAEYTKLAEEEGYRLGEDVHLLRNGQCLSFERII; this is translated from the coding sequence GTGAAATTAGAAATTATTGCGATAGGAGGATATGAAGAAGTAGGTAGAAATATGACAGCTATTAATGTAGATGGAGAAATTATAATATTTGATATGGGAGTTAGGTTAGATAGAGTTTTAATTCACGAAGATACTGATATATCAAAACTACACAGTTTAGAATTAATAGAAAAAGGAATAATTCCTAATGATACAGTTATGAAAAATATAGAGGGTGAAGTTAAGGCAATTGTTTTATCTCATGGACACTTAGATCACATTGGGGCAGTTCCTAAGTTAGCTCACAGATACAATGCTCCAATAATTGGAACTCCATACACAATTGAATTAGTTAAAAGAGAAATTTTAAGTGAAAAAAAGTTTAATGTCAAAAATCCACTAATTGTTTTAAACGCTGGAGAGTCTATAGATTTAACACCAAATTTAACCTTAGAATTTATTAGAATTACTCACAGTATTCCAGATTCTGTTTTACCTGTATTACATACTCCATATGGAGCTATAGTTTACGGTAACGATTTTAAATTTGACAACTTTCCAGTAGTTGGTGAAAGACCTGATTATAGGGCAATAAAAAGAGTGGGTAAAAATGGAGTTCTTTGTTTTATATCTGAGACTACAAGAATAAATCACGAAGGAAAAACTCCTCCAGAAATTATTGCCTCTGGTTTATTAAAGAATGATTTATTAGCGGCAGATAACGATAAAAATGGAGTAATTGTTACAACATTCTCTTCACATATTGCAAGAATTAAGTCCATTACTGACATAGCTGAAAAAATGGGTAGAACTCCTATTTTATTAGGTAGGAGTATGATGAGATACTGTGGGATAGCTCAAGATATTGGTTTAGTTCAATTTCCAGAAGATTTAAGAATTTATGGAGATCCAAGTTCTATAGAAATGGCTTTAAAAACTATAGCAAAAGAAGGAAAAGAGAAATATTTAATAATTGCAACTGGTCATCAGGGTGAGGAAGGGGCTGTATTGTCAAGAATGGCTACTAACAAAACACCTTACAAATTTGAGAAATACGACTGTGTTGTATTTTCAGCAGATCCTATACCAAATCCAATGAACGCAGCTCAGAGATACATGTTAGAGTCAAGGTTAAAATTATTGGGGGTTAGAATATTTAAAGGGGCTCATGTTTCAGGGCACGCTTCAAAGGAAGATCATAGAGATATGTTAAGATGGTTAAATCCTGAACATATTATTCCTTCTCATGGAGACTTTAATTTAACTGCTGAATATACAAAATTAGCAGAAGAGGAAGGATATAGATTAGGAGAAGATGTTCATTTATTAAGAAATGGACAGTGTTTAAGTTTTGAAAGGATAATTTAA
- a CDS encoding polyprenyl synthetase family protein has translation MQFDKYILQKIDEELKNYVNKDDKLYNASKHLLFAGGKRIRPYLTVVTYMLKKDDIEKVLPAAVAVELIHNYTLIHDDIMDNDDERRGKPTVHKVYGEPIAILAGDLLYAKAFEAVSKINNEKKSYEVLKILSKACVDVCEGQAMDMEFENYFPSMEEYLEMIRKKTGALLEAAVEIGAVMGDCNEEERKALKEYAKRIGLTFQIQDDILDLIGDKKKIGKPVGSDIREGKKTIIVIHALKTLDEDNKKKLLNVLGNKNISDEEIKEIIEILKPSIDYAKNLMKQKTEEAKNYLKIFDKDRRKVLEDLADFIIERIY, from the coding sequence ATGCAATTTGATAAGTATATACTACAAAAAATAGATGAAGAACTAAAAAACTATGTAAATAAAGATGATAAATTATATAATGCGTCAAAGCATCTACTATTTGCTGGTGGTAAAAGAATTAGACCATATTTAACTGTTGTAACATACATGCTAAAAAAGGATGATATTGAAAAAGTTCTTCCAGCGGCTGTAGCCGTTGAATTGATTCACAATTACACTTTAATACACGATGATATAATGGATAACGATGATGAGAGAAGAGGAAAACCAACAGTTCATAAGGTTTATGGAGAACCTATAGCAATATTAGCTGGAGATTTATTATATGCTAAAGCCTTTGAGGCTGTTTCAAAGATAAACAATGAGAAAAAATCTTATGAAGTTTTAAAAATTCTATCAAAGGCTTGTGTAGATGTTTGCGAAGGACAGGCTATGGATATGGAATTTGAAAACTATTTCCCAAGTATGGAAGAATACTTAGAGATGATTAGAAAAAAAACAGGTGCATTGTTAGAGGCGGCTGTAGAAATTGGAGCAGTTATGGGAGATTGTAATGAGGAAGAAAGGAAAGCATTAAAGGAATATGCAAAAAGAATTGGATTAACTTTCCAAATACAAGATGATATATTAGATTTAATTGGAGATAAGAAGAAGATTGGTAAGCCAGTTGGAAGTGATATAAGAGAAGGAAAAAAAACAATTATTGTAATTCACGCTTTAAAAACATTGGATGAAGATAATAAGAAAAAACTATTAAATGTCTTAGGAAATAAAAATATTAGTGATGAAGAAATTAAGGAAATTATTGAAATATTAAAACCTTCAATTGATTATGCTAAAAATCTTATGAAACAAAAAACTGAAGAAGCAAAGAACTATTTAAAGATATTTGATAAAGACAGAAGAAAAGTTTTAGAAGATTTAGCTGACTTTATAATTGAAAGGATATATTAA
- a CDS encoding DUF2118 family protein, translated as MRIPKLYVENAEKHEGRKVVIENNGKVIKFLDKDEEYSGNGKVLYQVIYDDFDKYVLMGEVTKDMLIEYEVGGVKQLTYIKKGTRLLEIPAEGYKVYPIVDFGCRILEGHRLAALQSRKGDIRFVNTPVNGIVVFLKEVPAKRENYVFYILPEKEIKFEEEL; from the coding sequence ATGAGAATTCCTAAATTATACGTTGAAAATGCTGAAAAACATGAAGGAAGAAAAGTAGTTATAGAAAATAATGGAAAAGTTATTAAGTTTTTAGATAAAGATGAAGAGTATAGTGGAAATGGAAAAGTATTGTATCAAGTTATATATGATGACTTTGATAAATATGTTCTTATGGGAGAAGTTACAAAAGATATGCTTATTGAGTATGAAGTTGGAGGAGTTAAGCAATTAACTTATATAAAGAAAGGAACAAGGTTATTAGAAATTCCTGCTGAGGGTTATAAAGTTTATCCAATAGTAGATTTTGGATGTAGAATTTTAGAAGGACATAGATTAGCGGCCTTACAGAGTAGAAAGGGTGATATAAGGTTTGTAAATACACCAGTTAATGGAATTGTAGTATTCTTAAAAGAAGTTCCTGCTAAGAGAGAAAATTATGTATTCTACATATTACCAGAAAAAGAGATTAAATTTGAAGAAGAACTTTAA